Sequence from the Clostridium butyricum genome:
TATTATCTCTAAAAGATCTTCTAATGTACCTGACTTAACTTTAGTCGAATATATTTCATTTCTTTCTTTATAATTGGTTTTAGCAAGTTTATCAACCTCTTTAACATAGTATTTTATATTATTTAATTTAGAGTCTAAAGTTTTTGAATCACTTATATGTCTCATATTAGCTGATTTTACTCTACTAAGCGGGAGTGATAACTTCATTGTATTATTAATTAAATGAATTTTATAATATTTTTCCTTTTTGCCTTTAAATTCTTTTTCCTCGATGAGATCTATAACCCCTACACCCTGATTAGGATACACTACTTTATCACCAATATTAAATTCAAACAAACTTACACCTCTTTTTCTTTTTTATATTTTTAAAATTAGAGTAATTAAAATAACTGATTATTTTAAAGCTTTACAATAATCAATAATTAAATTCTTCTTATTTATAAATTTTGTACAATTTTTATTAAAATATTCATTATCTAGATGACATATTTTTATTAAAACATTTTATAAATTATTATTTTTTTAATTTCTATATTTTTTGAATATTTTATAAAAATACGGCAATAATTATAAAAAAATATGCTTGGAGATGTTTAATTTTGAAAAAATATTATTATCTATTTTTATTTACAGCACTTATTTCAATATTACTTTTATCATGCCAATTCATACCTTCACTTAAAAGTAATAAGTCAATAAGTCCTAACAATAATTCATTTGATATACATTCAAATGATGCAAATCAAAATAGTGATTCAAACAATAATTATGAAAACTCTAATAACAACAGTGATGATTTTGTAATTCCATGCTCAAATGCGGTTCATATAACAATACGTGAATTTATAAACAACCAACAATGCTCTAGCTATTTAGTGAAAGAAAACGAAACTCTTAACGATATTTTAATGAGGTATAATTCAACATGTGCTCCTAATGCATCCTTAAAGCTTATAAAGGAACTTAATAATATTACATCTACTAATGATGTGAAAGCTGGAACTACTTTAAAAATTCCAGAAACAACAATGAAAAATGGAAGTATATATACGATTTCGCAAGGAGATACATGGAGTAAAATATGCGAAAAATATTATCCAGTATACGATATAGATTCTATTATGAAGCTTTTAATTTTTATTAATGATTATAAAAATGACATTCTTCCATTAGGTGATACTATATTCCTTCCTAAAATATAATAAAAAACAGCCTGCATATTTTACAGGCTGTTTCTTAATGATAGAAAAAATTCTAATTTAAAATTAGTTATTATTTTTAGTGTCCTCACTATAACATATAATAGGTGTGTTTGATTCAATATTTTCAAATATTATCTTTGCAAGATATTGAGGCATATTTACACAACCATGAGTTCCATTAGTCTTATATATATTTCCTCCAAAAGAACTTCTCCACCTTGCATCGTGTAAACCAATATTACCATTAAAGGGCATCCAATAAGAAACTTTTGAACTATATCCATCACCTTTTAACGTTGCATCCTTCTGTTTGTAGTTCAGAGCATATACACCTTCAGCTGTAGGTGTATTTTTACTTTGACATCCAGTTACAATATCCCCCTGTGTTAAAAGCTTTCCATTTTTATAAAACCATAAATGCTGTCTTGTTATATTGACTTCAACATACGTATCCCCAATATCATCATCACTCCTTGATAATCCCTTCTGAGAATATATAGGCTCTTTAAAAACAGATTGCCCATGTTTTATATTTTCAATAAGTGCTTTAACCTCTTCATTAGAATTAATTTTCCATCCATAATATCCTCCCTTTACAATAACAGTTTTTCCAATGCTACTATCAAACTTACGTTCTTTACCTACTGTATTGTATTTTTCACATAAACTATCTATATATTCTTTAACTTTTTTTTCATTTATAGATGGATTCATATCATCATCTATATCAATCCATTTATTAATTATTGATCCATCTACTGTTTCCATAAGTTCATCAAAAGAATATACTATCTTTGAATAAACATACTTATCAATAATATCTTTTACTTCTTTTACTTTTTCTGAATCCTTTGTATACTTAGGTCTTTCATAACATCCAGTAGTATTTAAATCCACAACTTTATTACCATGCTCAATTGCACTTTTTATAGCCTTAACTGTTTTTTCATAATTTAGTTTATTTCCTTTTACCTCTTCTAACACAATATATTTTCCATCAGTATATTGGAATTGAGGATTTTTAGGTTCAATTACATCTAAATTTTTAAAAAAATTTAGATCTTTCACTTTTTCCTCAAGCATTGATTCATCATATGTAAAAATATCCAAATTCTCATATTGCTTATTGTAAATTAATGCTGAGGCCCATTTAAAAAAACTTTGCTTTTCCTTTATTTCTTCTATTTTTTTATCTCCGTTATACTCTAGATTAATATCTTTTGATTCAATTTTATCTTCATTGCTATCGTCTTTTATTACAACTTTAAAATCAGAAAGTTCATTATATACTATATCTTTTGCTTCATCTACTGTCTTAAATGATATATCAATACCATTTACTGATGTTTTGAAAAAGAAATGAGTTTTAAAATAAAATGCTCCTAAGAAATATATTAAAAATAAAACAATTAACAAAATGCAGCTTATTTTTGTACTCTTCTCATACATAAATTCGTTCATTTAATTATTACATCCTTTCTTTGTTTGAAAGAAAATAATTTTAATGCTATGCTTATAAAATAAAACTTCTTTCAATCTTATATTGAATATGTTATAATTCCAAATCTTATCTCCATTAATATAATTATGTTATTCATAATGAATTTAAGACATTTATTTTTAATTCTTAAAATTAAGTTTTATTTTTAACAAAAACTAAATAGAATCATGATTATTATGTTAAAAACTATATCTTCATAAAACTGACTGAAATTACAAATATAAATCAATGTTAAGTTACTAAATATATTTAAAAATTCACTTTATTTTTAAAATAAAAATAAACCTAAGAATAAGTTGAATGATACTTATTCTTAGGTTTTAATTTATAAATTACTGATTATAACATACTTTTTCCATCATTATAGATACATTTTTTATAATATGTTTATTATAAAGTTTTTACTCACATACTCCATCTGGTCCAAGTTTATATCCATCAATAGTGGCATTTGTTACCATAGCTCCATATTCATTTAGATAATACCATGAATTATTACTATAAACCCATCCTCTTTGCATTATTCCATCTTCATTTAGATAATACCACAAACCGCCATCTTTTATCCAACCTTTATGCATGTTACCCCACTGGCCTACATAATACCATGACCCTTCATTTTTTATCCATCCAGTTGCCATTTTTCCATCATCTTTAAGATAGTACCATTTTCCCCCTACTTTACACCACGATGATTTCACAATGTCACCTAAACCATCATAAAGATAATAGCTTCCATCTGAATTTTGTACCCAACCTACATTATATCTGATATTTTCTTCGGTCTCTTTGGAAGAATTAATTTCAGAATTTTTTTCAATACTACTTGTATTAGCTTGTCCTTTTGTATTGCTTACATTATCATCAGCAAAAGCTGCAACTGGAGCTAATGTTATTAGTGTACTCAAAAAAAGAGCTATATTTTTATTATTTCTTTTTATCATAATATCCCCCTTAACACACAAAAAAATTTAGTTATATTTATAGAAATCAACCAAATTTAAACTCAAAAATGCAAATCTTATTTTCTATCATATTAATAATTATATCAAATTTATCCAGTTTCTTAAAGAAATATTTATTATCTTTTACAACTCTCTATTAAATCTTGAATAAAATATTGCTCTACTTACATAAAATATATATTATCGCATAAAGATATGTAAGAATTTTATTTTATTATAAAAAATACATTATAAACTACAGCTTACTATAAAAGAAATCTTAGTTCAATTTGATTAAATATAACTTATATTATGGAGGTTTATATATGAATAGTAAATATACTGATTTATTTCATGAACTTATTCAAGCATACTATGATGGTAATTTTGATGAAACTCTTTCACGTATTATGGTATGTCATGAATCATCACCTCAGGAAACTTTTAAAATCATAACATCACTTTGTGGCGTAAATATTGAATTTGATAATAATTATATTTATAATCTAAAAAAAGCAATAACAATGTACTCTGTGAATAAGCGTATTGTTGAGAAACTTGAATGTTCTGGAGTAAATTGTATAAAGAGTAAGGACGATAAATTTACATGTGAAGCAGCCTGTCCTTTTAATGCAATAAAATATGATACTACTAATAAAACCACATACATAAGCAAAGATATCTGCATTAACTGTGGTATATGTGTTGACAGTTGTAAAGGTGGAAGAATCTTAGATAAAGTTGAGTTTATACCTGTAATGAATTTGATAAAAGAAAATAAGACAGTAATAGCAGCAGTAGCACCAGCCATTAATGGTCAATTTGGCGATAATGTTACAATGGATATGCTTAGAGAAGCATTTATTAAAATTGGATTTTCTGACATGATTGAAGTTGCCTTTGCAGCAGATATATTATCTATAAAAGAAGCATGTGAATTTGATAAACATGTAAATAAAGATGGAGACCTTATGATAACATCCTGCTGCTGCCCTATGTGGGTTGGCATGTTAAAAAAAGTATATACTTCATTAGTAAAAGATCTATCACCCTCTATTTCACCAATGATTGCAGCTGGACGTATAATAAAAAAAATAAATCCTGATGCAAAAGTTGTTTTTATAGGTCCTTGCATTGCAAAAAAAGCTGAAGCTAAGGAAAATGATTTAAAGGATGTCATAGATTTTGTTTTAACCTTTGCTGAACTTGATGAAATTTTTAAAGCGTTAAAAATAGATTTATCATCTTTAAAGGGAATACCATCAAAAGATTATACTTCAAGAGGTGGTAGGATGTATGCTAGAAGTGGTGGTGTATCAACTGCTGTTTCAGACATTATAGAGGAACTTTATCCAGATAAATTCAAGTCTTTTAAATCAAGTACTGCTTCAGGTGTTAAAGAATGTAAAGAAATTCTTGAAAAGGCACTAAATAAAGAACTTGATTCAAATTTCATTGAAGGAATGGGATGCAAAGGTGGTTGCGTTGGTGGTCCCAAAACCCTTATACCTCTTGAAAAAGGAAAACAACAAGTTGATAATTTTGCATTTGATTCTCCAATAAAAGTACCATTACACAGCGAAACTCTTGATAATATCTTAAAAGAAATTGGAATCAATTCAATTGATGATTTTAAAGATAAACAAAAAATGTCACTATTTGAGCGTGATTTTAATTCAAATAATGTTAAAAAATAAGTTAAACTAAAAACAACTTCAACCTATATAATTTTTTAACTAAATAATAGGTTGAAGTTGTTTCTATATTTAAATTTTTTCAACTTTTTCTTTTGGCTGTTTTTTAGGAAGTATTATTGTAAATTTGCTTCCTACATTTATTTCACTCTCTGCAAATATCCTTCCATTATGTAATCCTACAATAAGTTTTGTTATTGTAAGACCTAGTCCACTTCCACCTTTTGTTTCTTTATTAGAGTCAATTACTTGATTAAATCTATCAAATACAGTTTCAAGATGTTTTTCATCTATACCTATTCCAGTATCACTTACCATAATCTTAACTTCATTTTCAAGTTCAACAACAGATACTAATATACGTCCACCTTCATCTGTAAATTTAGCAGCATTATTAACAAGATTTATTATACATCTCTCTATTTCATTAGAATCACATTCAATGAAACATTCTTCTACCTCTGGATCGATTATTAATTCTATATTTTTACTTTCAACATAATCTTTAAGTGATAGTGCTGTATCTTCTACAATATAAACAATATTATGCTTGCCTATATTTATATGATAATTGCCATGCTCTATCTTTGATGAATCTATCAAGTCATTTATCAATTTAAGAAGTCTATCAACGTTCTTACCAAATATGTTCATGTAATAATCAAGTTTTTCTCTTTCAATACCTGATTCACTTTTATTTAATTGGTTTATAAGTTGATGAATAGACGATAAAACATTTAATGGTGTTCTTAAATCATGAGATATGTTTACTAAGTATGCATTTTTTCTTTTTTCTAGATTTATGATCTTATTTAGTAATTCTGTATTTTTTTCCATTTCATCACTTAATTCTCTAGTTCTCTTACTTACCATATCATCTAACAATCTCATCTTAGTATTTTTACTTTTAACTATTAATACTACTAAACTTACACCTATCAATATATATATTAATATAAATTCAGCACTTCTCCAAAATGGAGGTTTTATAGTAAATTTGAAACTACTTTCTTCACTAAAAATCCCACTGCTATTTCTTGCTTTCACCCTAAAAATGTAAGTGCCGCTTCCAAGATTGCTTAAGACAAGTTCATTAGTATTAACTAGAGACCAATCATTACCGGCTCCTTCTAATGAATAATAATATTGTATATTTTTTATATTTTTATAATCCGGTAGAAAAAATTTAATTCCAATTGTATTTTCATTATAATTCAACTTAGCATCTTGTAATGTATCTATAGTTCTACCATTTACTCTAAATCTATCAAATTCAACTCTAGGTATATACATATTATTCAATATTTCATCTGGATTAAATATATTTAATCCATTTATACCACCAAAAATTAATTCTCCACTTTTTAATTTTCCATAAGAATGACCATTGAATTCGTTACTCTGTAAACCATCAGTTATATTTAAATTAAAAAATCTATCTTTTTCTCTATCTAATTTTGAAATACCAAGATTTGTACTCATCCATAAGTTTCCAGTTCCATCAATTACAATACCATATATATTATTATTAGCAAGTCCATCACTTGTTGTATACGTCTTAAACTTACCAGTTTCTTTATCTAATTTATTAAGTCCTCCACTTGTACCAACCCATATATTTTTCTCATCATCTTCAATAATTGTTCTTACAGTATTGTTAGATAAATCACCATCTTTTCCTTCATGCTTGTATTGAATAGCAGTATTATTGTATGGATCTATTTTTATTAATCCACCATTTAAGAAACTACCAAGCCAATAGAATCCTTCGCTATCTTTGAAAATACATTCTGAATATCTATCATCTAATGAGTATTTATCCAAAATATAATTTAAATCTGTGATTTCATCAGTTTCTAAATTCAATATATTGATTCCATTTGTTGTACCAATCCATAATACACCAGAATCATCATATGTTATATTCCTTATCTTTTTTGCATTAAGCCCCTGCTTTTCATTATACACTGAGATTTTTCTTGTATTTTTGTCATATATATTTAAACCATTGTTTGTTGCAATAAAGATTTTATTTGCATGTCCACTAATATCATTTATTGAATTACTGCTTAATGCAGTTCCATTTGTAAACTCTGATATATCATATATATTTTCATTTTTTCTATCTAATACATTTACTCCTTTTGTATTTGTTCCAATCCATATTAGTCCATCATCATCTTCATATATACCATGTATAAGATTTTCATTTATACTTGAATGTGATAATGGATCTACTTTATAGTGTTCTATCTTATTTTCAGGTTCAAACATACTTACTCCAGCATAGGTTCCCACCCATATAAGCCCACTTCTATCTTGTATCACTGAGTAAACATAATCGTCAACTAAAGAATATTTATCGTAAGCTTTATTAACATAGGTATTATACTCATCATTTTTAGAATCATATTTTACTAATCCAGAATCCGTACCAATCCACATTATTCCATTTTTATCTTTCATAATAGTATGTATGTTATTGCTTGAAATCTTGCTATTACTTAAATTAATAGTTTCTATTTGGGAAGTTTCAATGTTAATTTTATACAAACCATTACTTATTGTTCCAACCCATATATATTTATCATCACATAAAACTTTATAAGCACAGTCATTAATTTTTTCATACTCTTTATTTATATCAGAAAAATCCTCACAAGTATTATTTTTTAAATTTATCTTTGTAATATTCTTTGAGCCACCAAGCCATATATCTCCATTAATATCTTCATCTAAAGAATAAATTTCTTGATCTTTAAGATGCTCATTATTGAATATTCTTGTAAATCTATCATTAGTCTTATCATATATATTCAGTCCATCAATTGTAGCTAATAGAATTTCTCCATCTTTAGTAACAAGTATTTCAGTTATATTATTGTTAGATAATCCACTTGAATTTTTATAATTTGTTATCTCGTTGGTAGACAAATTAATTTTACTTGCTCCATCTATGGTCCCAATCCACAAGTTTCCATCCCTGTCTTCATTCATACATACAATATAGTTATTTACAATACTATTGTCTACACCAATTTCGTTTCTATATACTTCAAATTCATGCCCATTGTATCTGCTTAATCCATCATTGGTTCCAAACCACATATATCCCCTGCTGTCTTGAATCATACATTCAACAGTTGCCTGTGCAAGTCCGTCTTCAATGGTTATATTTTTAAAGACTATGTTGCTATACGCCTCAGCTTTTACTACACTAATACTTGTAAACAGATTTAAAATAAAAAAAATAACTGATATTTTTAAAATGGTATTTTTCAATTTATTAATGATTATCACTTCCTTTTCTTATATCATAATCTGAATCTCTTATGATTTTCTGACTAAACTTAAGTATACTGACTGTCACTAAAAATATGTAATATTACTAATATTAATTTTTTATTAACAAATATAATAATATCATACCATTCTACATTTTTCCACAAATTTTGTATATTCTCTTTTTTATAAATTACACTTTGTTATTGATATTTTTCTCTTAAATTTAAATTATTTTTATAATGCAAATTATAGTAATATTTCAAATATCAAATATCCCCTGCAATATAGAAATTTACCTGATCTATATTACAAGGGATATTATAAAATCTTATATTTACTGTTTTAATGATACACTTTCTATCACATCTTTTACCTTAGGAACAACATAATGACTTCCGCCTCTTCCTTTTACATCTTCAATCATCATTGTTACAAGAACCTTATTATCGCCTTCTGTTGTCATACCTACAAACCATCCAAGCTCAGTTCCACTGGTATCAGTCTGACTATTTTTAATTTCTGCTGTTCCTGTTTTTCCTGCAATTTTTAATTTTGAATTATATGCTTCATGTCCTGTTCCTGCAGGATTTTCTACTATCTGTATAAGATCATTAAGTACTATCTGTGCACTTTCTTTTGAGACTACACTTTTTTTCCATATGATATTATTATTTTTATTATCTATAACCAAATGAGGTTCAATGATATTTCCTTGATTAAGAAACATACTATACATTGATGTTAAATGAACAGGATTTACCATTACTTCTCCCTGCCCATATCCTGTATCTGCAAGTTGAGCACCTTCTTTTATTTTTCCATCGTTTGAATATTGTGAATTATATAGTGCAAATTCAAATGGTATTTTTTCTCCAAATCCAAAACTTTTTAGTTTTTCCTCTATAAGATTACTCCCCATATCCATAGCAATTTGTGCAAAGTAAATATTATCTGAATAAACCAGTGCATTTTCCAAATTTACTTCTTCTATATTGCTTGTCCTAGTTACATAATAATTTCCAAAGCTTTCATCTTTTTGCCATGCTAACCCACTAATCTTCCTTACTTGATCTGGCTTTACGCTGCCACTATCAACCCCAATAGCCGCTATAATTGGCTTTAATGCTGATCCTGGTACTGATGTAGCCTGAAATCTATTAAACAATGGTTTATCTTCATTATTGTTTAAAGTGTTCCAATTTTCTTGTGACATTCCCAAAATAAAATCATTAGGATCATATGATGGTGTACTTGATAGCGCTAATACTTCACCATTTTCTGGATTCATTACAACAGCACATCCCTTATCACTTCCAAGTTCCTCATTTACTTTTTTTTGAACATTAATATCTATTGTTAATTTTAAATCCTCACCATTTCTGGCATCTTTAGATAATACCACACTCTTTTTTTCACCTTCACTATTTTGAATATATATTTCAGCACCATCTATACCTCTCAAAAAATCTTCATACATTTTTTCAAGGCCTGCTTTTCCTATAAGTGAATTTTCAGTATAGTCTTTATCTTTATTTTGTTCCAATTCATCACCATTAATAGATTGTACATATCCTGTTATATGCGCTGTATCTCTTCCTAAAGGATAAACTCTAGAATCTTTTTCTTTTATCATTACACCTGGTACTTTTAATAAATCAACTACTTTTGCATCTCCATATGGTATATCTTTAATTGGCACAAACATATCATCAGTAATATAATTGGCACTTAGTGCTTTATTTATAGTTTCAGTACTACATTTTAGTATGTTTGCAATCTTAGCTATACTTTCTTCTTTATTATCTCCTAATTTCCCTGGAACTACGCCTACATTTGATAAATATGAATCTGTAGCAATAAGTTGTCCATTTCTATCAGTAATATTTCCACGTCG
This genomic interval carries:
- a CDS encoding CarD family transcriptional regulator, whose translation is MFEFNIGDKVVYPNQGVGVIDLIEEKEFKGKKEKYYKIHLINNTMKLSLPLSRVKSANMRHISDSKTLDSKLNNIKYYVKEVDKLAKTNYKERNEIYSTKVKSGTLEDLLEIISNLTELKTIHDLNSMEKTILRNTKRILIDEIAQSKKISLDEAGYLLDIFMNS
- a CDS encoding LysM peptidoglycan-binding domain-containing protein; the protein is MKKYYYLFLFTALISILLLSCQFIPSLKSNKSISPNNNSFDIHSNDANQNSDSNNNYENSNNNSDDFVIPCSNAVHITIREFINNQQCSSYLVKENETLNDILMRYNSTCAPNASLKLIKELNNITSTNDVKAGTTLKIPETTMKNGSIYTISQGDTWSKICEKYYPVYDIDSIMKLLIFINDYKNDILPLGDTIFLPKI
- a CDS encoding L,D-transpeptidase family protein, whose translation is MNEFMYEKSTKISCILLIVLFLIYFLGAFYFKTHFFFKTSVNGIDISFKTVDEAKDIVYNELSDFKVVIKDDSNEDKIESKDINLEYNGDKKIEEIKEKQSFFKWASALIYNKQYENLDIFTYDESMLEEKVKDLNFFKNLDVIEPKNPQFQYTDGKYIVLEEVKGNKLNYEKTVKAIKSAIEHGNKVVDLNTTGCYERPKYTKDSEKVKEVKDIIDKYVYSKIVYSFDELMETVDGSIINKWIDIDDDMNPSINEKKVKEYIDSLCEKYNTVGKERKFDSSIGKTVIVKGGYYGWKINSNEEVKALIENIKHGQSVFKEPIYSQKGLSRSDDDIGDTYVEVNITRQHLWFYKNGKLLTQGDIVTGCQSKNTPTAEGVYALNYKQKDATLKGDGYSSKVSYWMPFNGNIGLHDARWRSSFGGNIYKTNGTHGCVNMPQYLAKIIFENIESNTPIICYSEDTKNNN
- a CDS encoding [Fe-Fe] hydrogenase large subunit C-terminal domain-containing protein, whose protein sequence is MNSKYTDLFHELIQAYYDGNFDETLSRIMVCHESSPQETFKIITSLCGVNIEFDNNYIYNLKKAITMYSVNKRIVEKLECSGVNCIKSKDDKFTCEAACPFNAIKYDTTNKTTYISKDICINCGICVDSCKGGRILDKVEFIPVMNLIKENKTVIAAVAPAINGQFGDNVTMDMLREAFIKIGFSDMIEVAFAADILSIKEACEFDKHVNKDGDLMITSCCCPMWVGMLKKVYTSLVKDLSPSISPMIAAGRIIKKINPDAKVVFIGPCIAKKAEAKENDLKDVIDFVLTFAELDEIFKALKIDLSSLKGIPSKDYTSRGGRMYARSGGVSTAVSDIIEELYPDKFKSFKSSTASGVKECKEILEKALNKELDSNFIEGMGCKGGCVGGPKTLIPLEKGKQQVDNFAFDSPIKVPLHSETLDNILKEIGINSIDDFKDKQKMSLFERDFNSNNVKK
- a CDS encoding ligand-binding sensor domain-containing protein, with protein sequence MIIINKLKNTILKISVIFFILNLFTSISVVKAEAYSNIVFKNITIEDGLAQATVECMIQDSRGYMWFGTNDGLSRYNGHEFEVYRNEIGVDNSIVNNYIVCMNEDRDGNLWIGTIDGASKINLSTNEITNYKNSSGLSNNNITEILVTKDGEILLATIDGLNIYDKTNDRFTRIFNNEHLKDQEIYSLDEDINGDIWLGGSKNITKINLKNNTCEDFSDINKEYEKINDCAYKVLCDDKYIWVGTISNGLYKINIETSQIETINLSNSKISSNNIHTIMKDKNGIMWIGTDSGLVKYDSKNDEYNTYVNKAYDKYSLVDDYVYSVIQDRSGLIWVGTYAGVSMFEPENKIEHYKVDPLSHSSINENLIHGIYEDDDGLIWIGTNTKGVNVLDRKNENIYDISEFTNGTALSSNSINDISGHANKIFIATNNGLNIYDKNTRKISVYNEKQGLNAKKIRNITYDDSGVLWIGTTNGINILNLETDEITDLNYILDKYSLDDRYSECIFKDSEGFYWLGSFLNGGLIKIDPYNNTAIQYKHEGKDGDLSNNTVRTIIEDDEKNIWVGTSGGLNKLDKETGKFKTYTTSDGLANNNIYGIVIDGTGNLWMSTNLGISKLDREKDRFFNLNITDGLQSNEFNGHSYGKLKSGELIFGGINGLNIFNPDEILNNMYIPRVEFDRFRVNGRTIDTLQDAKLNYNENTIGIKFFLPDYKNIKNIQYYYSLEGAGNDWSLVNTNELVLSNLGSGTYIFRVKARNSSGIFSEESSFKFTIKPPFWRSAEFILIYILIGVSLVVLIVKSKNTKMRLLDDMVSKRTRELSDEMEKNTELLNKIINLEKRKNAYLVNISHDLRTPLNVLSSIHQLINQLNKSESGIEREKLDYYMNIFGKNVDRLLKLINDLIDSSKIEHGNYHINIGKHNIVYIVEDTALSLKDYVESKNIELIIDPEVEECFIECDSNEIERCIINLVNNAAKFTDEGGRILVSVVELENEVKIMVSDTGIGIDEKHLETVFDRFNQVIDSNKETKGGSGLGLTITKLIVGLHNGRIFAESEINVGSKFTIILPKKQPKEKVEKI
- a CDS encoding penicillin-binding transpeptidase domain-containing protein — protein: MEKKKNLYMLVGVLIVVVPLVICTIIYMGYSYTHKPENKWQEYTELLQNKEYDKMYDLIDSTAQAKISREDFVARNKNIYEGIEAKDINITIKSISKEDNDTLINYNTKMDTIAGELEFDNSVKIASELGKGHTIKWTSKNIFPDLGENDKVRVKTLKGRRGNITDRNGQLIATDSYLSNVGVVPGKLGDNKEESIAKIANILKCSTETINKALSANYITDDMFVPIKDIPYGDAKVVDLLKVPGVMIKEKDSRVYPLGRDTAHITGYVQSINGDELEQNKDKDYTENSLIGKAGLEKMYEDFLRGIDGAEIYIQNSEGEKKSVVLSKDARNGEDLKLTIDINVQKKVNEELGSDKGCAVVMNPENGEVLALSSTPSYDPNDFILGMSQENWNTLNNNEDKPLFNRFQATSVPGSALKPIIAAIGVDSGSVKPDQVRKISGLAWQKDESFGNYYVTRTSNIEEVNLENALVYSDNIYFAQIAMDMGSNLIEEKLKSFGFGEKIPFEFALYNSQYSNDGKIKEGAQLADTGYGQGEVMVNPVHLTSMYSMFLNQGNIIEPHLVIDNKNNNIIWKKSVVSKESAQIVLNDLIQIVENPAGTGHEAYNSKLKIAGKTGTAEIKNSQTDTSGTELGWFVGMTTEGDNKVLVTMMIEDVKGRGGSHYVVPKVKDVIESVSLKQ